In Hermetia illucens chromosome 5, iHerIll2.2.curated.20191125, whole genome shotgun sequence, a single window of DNA contains:
- the LOC119656544 gene encoding glutamine-dependent NAD(+) synthetase, whose protein sequence is MGRKVTLAVATLNQWALDFEGNLARIMQSILEAKEMGATYRTGPELEICGYSCEDHFHEPDTYLHCWEVLLEILMSPISQNMLIDVGMPVMHRNVAYNCRVVLYNKQILLIRPKMAMCDDGCYRETRWFSAWTKTLRTEDYYLPRMISVHTGQHTVPIGDAVIATRDTCIGFEMCEELWNVRSTHIDMSLSGVEIISNGSGSYMQLRKAYITADLIKNASYKAGGAYLFSNLRGCDGQRVYFNGCSAIALNGDVISRGKQFSLQDVEVILATIDLEDIRSYRVAMRSRSNIAASAPTYPRISCDFEMSTHNDIFKITNCPIQWIYHTPEEEIALGPACWLWDYLRRSGQGGFFLPLSGGVDSSSSATIVHSMCRLVVAAVQDGDDQVLHDVRKILGDPEFTPDNPAALCNRLLVTCFMGSVNSSKETRQRASILANQLGSYHIEINIDSAVSALLTIFNAVTGLTPKFRTQGGCPRQNLALQNIQSRIRMVLAYLFAQLMLWVRNRPGGLLVLGSANVDESLRGYMTKYDCSSADVNPIGGISKTDLKKFLLYAKDRFNLPILHDIIGAPPTAELEPLLEGQLVQTDEQDMGMTYAELSEFGRLRKQAFCGPYSMFCKLVATWKGDLSPKEVADKVKHFFRCYAINRHKMTILTPAIHAESYSPDDNRFDHRPFLYRANWSWQFKAIDDEVDKLSSQGSSEKVPRSEEERINQSQDTGISRRSSQRDSKNSSPLSCSSTEGKKTGYSKVHVNVLGKIKDRTGIPV, encoded by the exons ATGGGGCGGAAAGTTACTTTAGCTGTTGCTACACTCAACCAGTGGGCACTGGATTTTGAGGGCAACCTTGCAAGGATAATGCAGTCAATTCTAGAGGCTAAGGAAATGGGCGCTACCTATAGAACCGGGCCAGAGTTGGAAATTTG TGGCTACAGCTGTGAAGATCACTTCCATGAACCGGATACGTATCTACATTGCTGGGAAGTGTTACTAGAAATCCTCATGTCTCCAATAAG CCAAAATATGCTCATTGATGTTGGTATGCCCGTCATGCACAGGAATGTGGCATACAACTGCCGAGTGGTTTTATACAACAAACAAATTTTACTGATTCGTCCAAAAATGGCTATGTGTGATGATGGATGCTACAGAGAGACGAGATGGTTTTCAGCGTGGACAAAG ACTCTCCGAACGGAAGACTATTATCTACCCCGGATGATATCTGTTCACACAGGCCAACACACAGTTCCAATTGGGGATGCGGTAATTGCTACACGTGATACGTGCATTGGATTTGAAATGTGTGAAGAACTGTGGAATGTCAGAAG CACTCACATTGACATGTCTTTATCGGGGGTTGAAATCATCTCGAACGGCTCTGGTAGTTACATGCAACTGCGAAAAGCCTATATTACAGCGGATCTTATAAAAAATGCCAGTTATAAGGCTGGTGGTGCCTATTTATTTAGCAATTTGAGAGGTTGTGATGggcagcgagtctacttcaaTGGATGCTCTGCCATTGCTCTCAATGGGGATGTGATATCTCGCGGAAAACAATTCTCATTACAAGATGTG GAAGTAATTCTAGCCACGATTGACCTCGAGGACATCAGGTCATATCGAGTGGCAATGCGATCACGATCAAATATTGCGGCATCTGCTCCCACATACCCGCGGATTAGTTGTGACTTCGAAATGTCCACCCATAATGACATATTCAAAATCACAAATTGCCCAATTCAATGGATATATCACACACCGGAGGAAGAAATCGCACTTGGCCCAGCTTGCTGGCTTTGGGACTATCTACGAAGATCGGGGCAAGGAGGCTTCTTCCTGCCGCTAAGCGGAGGCGTTGATTCAAGCAGTTCCGCGACTATTGTTCATTCAATGTGTAGACTCGTTGTTGCAGCAGTTCAAGACGGTGATGATCAGGTATTGCATGACGTCCGAAAAATATTGGGCGATCCTGAATTCACTCCAGACAATCCAGCGGCTTTGTGTAATCGACTCTTGGTGACATGTTTTATGGGAAGTGTGAATTCGAGTAAGGAGACGCGACAACGTGCATCTATTTTGGCCAATCAGTTGGGCAG CTATCATATCGAAATCAACATCGATTCCGCAGTTAGTGCTTTACTTACAATCTTCAACGCAGTAACAGGTCTCACGCCAAAGTTCCGTACTCAGGGTGGATGCCCAAGGCAAAACTTAGCTTTACAAAACATACAATCTAGAATAAGAATGGTGCTTGCCTACCTTTTCGCCCAACTAATGTTGTGGGTTCGAAATCGACCAGGAGGTCTCTTGGTGCTTGGATCGGCTAACGTTGACGAATCACTACGAGGATATATGACCAAATATGATTGTTCCAGTGCAGATGTTAATCCAATTGGTGGGATTTCGAAAACTGATCTTAAGAAATTTCTTTTATATGCGAAAGACAG ATTCAACTTGCCGATTTTGCATGATATCATCGGCGCTCCACCGACTGCAGAATTAGAACCCTTGCTTGAAGGGCAGCTTGTACAAACTGACGAACAGGATATGGGTATGACTTATGCCGAACTGAGTGAGTTTGGAAGACTAAGGAAGCAGGCGTTTTGTGGACCATATAGTATGTTCTGTAAACTCGTTGCAACTTGGAAGGGTGACCTGTCGCCTAAAGAG gTCGCGGATAAAGTCAAACATTTCTTCAGGTGCTACGCAATTAATCGACATAAGATGACAATCTTGACCCCAGCAATTCACGCTGAAAGCTACAGTCCCGACGACAACCGATTCGACCATCGGCCATTTTTGTACAGGGCAAACTGGAGTTGGCAATTCAAAGCGATTGATGATGAG GTCGACAAGCTGTCATCACAAGGATCATCAGAGAAAGTTCCTCGATCAGAAGAAGAACGCATCAATCAATCACAGGACACAGGAATCAGCCGCAGATCCTCACAGCGTGATTCAAAGAACTCATCGCCTCTTTCGTGTTCCTCAACCGAAGGCAAAAAGACCGGCTACAGTAAAGTTCATGTCAATGTCCTCGGGAAAATCAAGGACCGAACTGGAATCCCAGTTTAA